The segment gtatatatatatatatatatatatataaatatttatttatatttataatattcttatatataatttaagcCATATAAAATTgcaataaaattaaaatttatatatgtattttttttttggccacaaaaatataaatctcAAAATAATCCTAAGAATAATCAATTATCGTtatgggaaaaaaaaaaaaaaaaataaataaataaataaaaaaataagatattcattttgttctattttaaatatatatatatatatatatatatatatatgattttataaattatacacAAAAGGaccatattaatataatgtgtatcattttattttcttccgaaccctttttttcttttacattataaaaataaaataatttccaaatataaatattttttaattattatataattgtaattataaggttatatttatatgccttatatatatatatatatatatatatatatatattatattattaacgtgataataataatatataattaaaaaaaaaaaaaaaaaatgaaacttATAAccaaattgaaaaaaattaattagttttttaaaaaacattttCTGTTTGGAAAAttaatcatttttaaaatatacattttaatttgaaaaaataaaaaagtaaaaaaaaaaaaaaattaaaaaataaataaatataaatatataaatatatgaatatataaatataaatatataaatatataaatatatatatatatatatatatatatatatatgtttgtagtccatataaatattgatcATTGTAAAGATGATGAGTTCAACTTTTCCGCAATTAAGAATTGTAAATTTGCCAAATTTGATAAGTAGGAAATCATTAGATTATCTTGTAAAACACTTTCGTTAATTGAATCAAACTTTTCTAAGGTTAAGAAAGTATCGTTAGATAATACTTTATGTAAATATCTTCCAACActaatatttcctttttttttttgatcaaTAACATCTTGAACATATGATTTACATTGTTTTAACATAATTAATAACTTTTTTAATGATAATTCATTCATATCTATTtggttattattatgattatgttCTAAATTATTTGTATGGTTATCCTTATGTGCATGTATATTTCCTTTAACTAATGAAACATCAGCTCTTTCAACATTACATGGTAATAATTCTGTTTGTATTTCATGGAAATGTACAAAATAATCCTTCACTAAGGATATGGGTAATTGAACATATgctttaatatttaaaaaaccACTTTCTAAACTAGCATCAACTAATAAATGTATAGGTTCATTCAAAGGGGTATGTGGATAAAATTTTGATATAGAATTGTGTTCTTTGAACCATCCATGTACAGCACATGAAAGTTCAGATAATTCAGAACCTGAACAAAACCATCCAACAACTTGATCTCTTGGACGTATTTTTTGTTTCAACTCATACATCGTTTCATGGTGATCTTTaattatttgtaaaaaaccctacaaacaaaaataaaagttcaaaaataaatcaattatatatatatatatatatatatatatttttatttatttatttattattttttttttttttcttactcCTTCATTTAATGAATGCTTATCGACAAAACAATCCGAAATTTCAACCAGGTTCGTATCAATCACTGAACCCATTAATGTTCCTATCACATGCGTTTGATCTTCATCTCTTCTTAAATATGCATCTAAAATGGTAAAAATAACAGAAGGATgaataatacattttatcGTCGTATGAGGTAAGATGTCAAAATGTTGAGGGATTTTATCCTTCAATAAACTATTCattgttttataattatatcgATTAATactcatttttaaaaaagtttaaaaaaataataaatatagatatatatatttcacaaTTTCcaattaattatttacatatatggattttattctttttgtaatatctttatatttctatatttttcttataaacatatataaaattaatatatatatatatattaatataataaataatttattatattatattatttttttctccttatatattattcaaaaaaaaaaaaaaaaaaatttctaaataaaaacatccgtttttttaattatatatatatatatatatatatatatatatatatatatatataatataactgttctatttatttatgtccctaaattaatgaaattttaatattatccccataac is part of the Plasmodium falciparum 3D7 genome assembly, chromosome: 9 genome and harbors:
- a CDS encoding eukaryotic translation initiation factor 3 subunit F, putative → MSINRYNYKTMNSLLKDKIPQHFDILPHTTIKCIIHPSVIFTILDAYLRRDEDQTHVIGTLMGSVIDTNLVEISDCFVDKHSLNEGGFLQIIKDHHETMYELKQKIRPRDQVVGWFCSGSELSELSCAVHGWFKEHNSISKFYPHTPLNEPIHLLVDASLESGFLNIKAYVQLPISLVKDYFVHFHEIQTELLPCNVERADVSLVKGNIHAHKDNHTNNLEHNHNNNQIDMNELSLKKLLIMLKQCKSYVQDVIDQKKKGNISVGRYLHKVLSNDTFLTLEKFDSINESVLQDNLMISYLSNLANLQFLIAEKLNSSSLQ